Proteins encoded within one genomic window of Bacteroides sedimenti:
- a CDS encoding LA_2272 family surface repeat-containing protein, producing MTRRLMAVALLLLFFCLLQAQNKKWRPINISIWNPVAIVPFDSLNVSNINLGFCSKTNRLNGLSANVFANFCHQDLNGLLFTGGYNFLHKDMNGLEIAGLFNVVKGHMHGLQISAIQNTVVRYSKGLMICGITNFSVGDTKGIQLAGMSNIAGSRASGIQFAGGINIASSSSRLFQLAGLVNVCEESIKGVQLGLANYAGGVRGVQLGLINICGDDVKGVQIGLINHSSDTSTVKLGLVNVNPKTRIQMLFYSGNVNKINLGIRFKAHYTYSILGFGTSYKGLDDKFSGSLFYRLGVGIKFLRVLEISSDAGFYHIQNFEKDGLNGYPKRLYSLQGRLNLELHPISKLGIFASGGFAQTRRYGTGVVFENRPIMECGIVLF from the coding sequence ATGACAAGAAGATTGATGGCAGTGGCTCTGTTGCTACTCTTTTTTTGTTTGCTGCAAGCGCAAAACAAGAAGTGGCGTCCTATAAATATTTCTATATGGAATCCGGTTGCGATAGTTCCATTCGATTCCTTGAATGTCTCCAATATAAATTTGGGTTTTTGTTCCAAAACAAACAGATTAAACGGTTTGAGTGCTAATGTTTTTGCAAATTTTTGCCATCAAGATTTAAATGGATTACTATTTACCGGAGGTTATAATTTTCTGCATAAAGACATGAATGGTTTAGAAATAGCCGGCCTTTTCAATGTGGTAAAAGGACATATGCATGGATTGCAGATAAGTGCCATTCAAAATACTGTTGTAAGGTATTCCAAAGGATTAATGATTTGTGGCATTACAAATTTTTCAGTTGGAGACACCAAAGGTATTCAACTGGCAGGAATGAGTAACATAGCAGGTTCCAGAGCAAGTGGGATACAGTTTGCAGGTGGAATAAACATAGCTTCTTCTTCATCCAGACTTTTTCAATTGGCTGGTTTGGTTAATGTATGTGAGGAGTCAATCAAAGGCGTTCAGTTGGGCTTGGCGAATTATGCCGGGGGAGTCAGAGGTGTTCAATTAGGACTTATCAATATTTGCGGTGATGACGTAAAGGGAGTGCAGATAGGATTGATTAATCATAGCAGCGATACATCAACAGTGAAATTAGGATTGGTGAATGTAAACCCCAAAACCCGGATCCAGATGTTGTTCTATAGTGGAAACGTTAATAAAATAAATCTGGGTATTCGGTTCAAAGCACATTACACATACTCGATATTAGGATTTGGAACATCTTATAAAGGCCTTGATGATAAGTTCTCCGGCTCACTTTTTTATAGATTGGGTGTTGGAATCAAATTTTTAAGGGTGCTGGAGATTAGTTCTGATGCCGGTTTTTATCACATTCAGAATTTTGAGAAAGATGGTTTAAACGGCTATCCCAAACGGCTATATTCTTTGCAGGGGCGCCTGAACCTTGAACTTCACCCAATTTCTAAATTAGGTATTTTTGCTTCGGGAGGATTTGCACAGACAAGACGTTATGGAACCGGAGTGGTTTTTGAGAACAGACCAATAATGGAATGTGGAATTGTCTTGTTTTAA
- a CDS encoding DUF3943 domain-containing protein yields the protein MKKILAYIILLLLSTENICGQQADSLFVSNDSVRMKKHYFRAAIQALSVNASVWAYNRYIREADFAKISFHSIHDNIKKGLVWDNDLFSSNQLLHPFHGSFIYSSARCNGMSYWTSLSYTFAGSLSWEFCAETTPPSINDLITTTLGGAALGEGTYRISSLVLDDSKRGFNRFFRELLGTVISPSRGINRLLTGNAWKVRHKYYLYHDYEKIPVNCSLTVGDRLMADNGSLFKENNNMFVEFNMIYGNPFQNSTNKPFDYINFSSLINVGGKQPVIGSVNIAAKLYGKYSEPLPGHKMMIGLFQHFDYFDSGLVTKDSKKIPFKISEAAAIGVGMTYLLPATKKITIRYRGHLNAVLLGASLTDYYRLGRDYNLGSGYSIKSNTHIEFSKYGSFELNMFDYQIFTWRGYKPEDLKTKASPYLYLNTQGDKGNAELFLINAIMGININSKTKINLGSYYYFRNTHYAYHDDVISRTYEFRLGLKYKF from the coding sequence ATGAAAAAGATTTTGGCATATATTATTTTGCTTTTGCTGTCAACAGAAAACATTTGTGGTCAGCAGGCCGATTCTTTGTTTGTAAGTAATGATTCTGTTCGAATGAAGAAACATTATTTCCGTGCTGCAATTCAGGCGTTAAGTGTAAATGCATCTGTATGGGCATACAACCGTTACATCAGGGAAGCAGATTTTGCGAAGATTAGCTTTCATAGTATCCATGATAATATAAAAAAGGGTTTAGTCTGGGATAACGATCTTTTTTCATCTAATCAGTTACTTCATCCTTTTCATGGCAGTTTTATATATAGCAGTGCCCGCTGTAACGGAATGTCCTACTGGACTTCATTATCTTATACTTTTGCTGGTAGTCTTTCGTGGGAATTTTGTGCAGAAACAACTCCGCCATCCATTAATGATTTAATTACCACAACACTGGGTGGTGCTGCTTTGGGAGAAGGAACCTACCGAATTTCTTCTTTGGTGCTGGATGATTCAAAAAGGGGATTTAATCGGTTTTTTCGTGAGTTACTGGGAACTGTAATTTCACCTTCAAGAGGGATTAACCGGCTGCTCACTGGCAATGCATGGAAAGTACGTCATAAATACTATCTGTATCACGATTATGAAAAGATACCGGTGAATTGTTCTCTGACAGTAGGTGATAGACTGATGGCAGATAACGGGTCTCTTTTTAAAGAAAACAACAACATGTTTGTGGAGTTTAATATGATTTATGGAAACCCTTTTCAGAATTCAACCAATAAACCTTTCGATTACATTAATTTCAGTTCACTAATCAATGTAGGAGGAAAACAGCCGGTAATTGGTTCTGTAAATATCGCGGCAAAATTGTACGGAAAATATTCGGAACCATTGCCCGGTCATAAAATGATGATAGGCCTCTTTCAACATTTTGATTATTTTGATTCCGGGTTGGTAACGAAGGATTCAAAGAAAATTCCTTTCAAGATATCAGAGGCTGCAGCAATAGGAGTGGGGATGACCTATCTATTGCCGGCAACAAAGAAAATTACTATCCGATACCGTGGACACCTTAATGCGGTATTGCTGGGGGCAAGCCTCACTGATTATTACCGGTTAGGACGCGATTATAATTTGGGTAGCGGATATAGTATTAAAAGTAATACCCATATAGAATTTAGTAAATATGGTAGCTTTGAGCTTAATATGTTCGATTATCAGATATTTACCTGGAGAGGTTATAAACCGGAGGATTTAAAGACTAAGGCATCTCCATATTTGTACCTGAATACTCAGGGTGATAAAGGTAATGCCGAGCTATTTCTCATTAATGCGATAATGGGAATCAATATTAATTCCAAAACCAAAATTAATCTGGGTTCTTACTATTATTTCCGAAATACACATTATGCTTATCACGATGATGTAATATCCAGAACTTATGAATTCAGGTTAGGTTTGAAATATAAATTCTGA